Sequence from the Thermoanaerobaculales bacterium genome:
TGCGATGAGGTCTGAGGACCTCGCTTCGCGTTCTTTGCGCCCTTCGCGGTTCAAACGAGCTTGCTGCCGCCCACCCGAGTTGAACCGCAAAGTCGCGAAGTACGCAAAGGAACCATGCGATGAGGTCAGAGGACCTCGCTCTGCGCTCTCTGCGTTCTCCGCGGTTCAAACGAGCTTGCTGCCGCCCACCAGAATTGAACCGCAAAGTCGCGAAGTACGCAAAGGAACCATGCGATGAGGTCAGAGGACCTCGCTCTGCGCTCTCTGCGTTCTCCGCGGTTCAAACGAGCGTGCTGCCGCCCACCCGAGTTGAACCGCAAAGACGCGAAGGACGCAAAGGAACCATGCGATGAGGTCAGAGGACCTCGCTTCGCGTTCTTTGCGCCCTTCGCGGTTCAAACGAGCGTGCTGCCGCCCACCCGAGTTGAACAGGACGCAAAGGAACCATGCGATGAGGTCTGAGGACCTCGCTTTGCGTTCTTTGCGGCCTTCGCGGTTCAGACGAGCTTGCTGCCGCCCACCAGAGTTGAACCGCAAAGACGCGAAGGACGCAAAGGAACCATGCGATGAGGTCTGAGGACCTCGCTTTGCGTTCTTTGCGCCCTTCGCGGTTCCGATGACCTCACCGCTCGACGATGTCGCTGCGGCGCCGCGTCACGCTACGGAACGAGGTCGAGCCGCTTGCGCACCCGCCGGAAGAGCAGCCCGGGCTCGGCCTGCACGCAGGACTGGACGACGACGTCGTCGATGTCCCAGCCGTCGTGGCCCACCGAAGAGTCGGTGCCGAGGCGGAAGCGGAGACGCACCGTCTGGCCGGCGTAGGCGTCGAGATCGAACACCGCCTCGTCCCAGGGGTGGGGCTGGCCGCACCAGGCATTCATGCCGGCCAGCGGGTTGCCAAAGGCCGAGGACACCATGCCGTCGTAGCGATCGGTGTCGGGCACCGGCGTGAGCTGGGCCCAGGTGGCGCCGCCGTCGGTCGAGATCTCGAGGATGCCGCCGTCGTAGCAACCGCTCCCCGATGTCTCGATCGACTGGAAGCTCCAGAACTGGAGGGTGATCGGCGCCTGGTCCGCCGGCGGCAGGACGATCGGCGGCGACGCCAGGCGCTGGTCGGTGACCGATGCGGCATCTCGGGCATGGAAGACGCGGCTGCCCGAGGGTGGCGGCGGATCGACGGGGGTGTCAATGAGCGACCACGAGTCGCCGGTGCCCGAATGGGTCCAGCCCGGCGCGCCGGACTCGAAGTCGTCCTCGAAGTGGAGCAGCGGCACCGTGCCGGGACCGCACTCTCCCGGCAAGGCCTCGGTGGTGAAGGACCGAGGTGCGGACCACTCGCCGTTGCCGCAGGCGTTGCCGGCCTGCACCCGCCACCAGTGCTCGGTGCTGACATCGAGACGGCTGTCCGGGGTGAAGGTGGTGCCGTCGATACCGCTGGAATCGATCACCAGATCGACGAAGCCGGGATCGGTGGCGACGGTGAGGTGGTAGGCGCCGCCCTGGCTGGCGGCGGCCCACTCGAAGGTCGGCCTGCGTGGTTGATTCGTGGCGCCGTCGGCGGGCGCGGTCAGGGCCACCGGCCCGGCTGGCTGGTCAAAGACCCCGAGCGTCGCTGCGGCCTCGTGGACGATCCCGCTCGGGCTGGAGATGCCGGCAAGCTGCAGCGGGTAGCTGCCGGGGCTGACCGTGCCGGTGTTGCCGATCGTCAGCCGGCTGGTGCCGGGAGGGGTCAACGGGTTGGTCGAGAAGTCGGTGGTCGCGCCGGCCGGCGTCCCGATGACGGAAAGCGTGACCGGCTCGGCGAAGCCATGGAACCGGCCGACCCGGAGCTGGAGGAGGGCGCTGTCCGGGGCGCAGACGCCGACAGTCGCTGGCGTCACCGAGAGGGTGAAGTTGAGCGGGAAGCGGTACGCGGCCCAGGCGTCGATGCGGCCCCAGCCGTAGGTGTTGTTGGGGACCGCGTTGGCAGGATCGCCGCCGCAGCCGTCGGTTGTGGTGCGCGGGACCGCGGTCTGCGCGATGATGTCCTCGATTAGATCGACCTGGCCGGCCTGGCCCGGGGTGCGGGAGATGAGCAGCGCGACCTCGCCGGCGACGTGCGGTCCGGCCATGCTGGTGCCGTCCCAGCCGCTCTGATACCAGCCGTCGAGCGTGCTCGATCGGATGTTGACTCCGGGCGCCGAGACGTCGGGCTTCATCCGGTCGGAGCCGTCGACCGTGACCGGACCGCGGCTCGAGAAGTCGGCGATGTCGTCCGTGCTGTCGGTCGCACCCACCGTCAACGACTCCTCGTAGATCGCCGCCGGAGAGCTGATGCTCGAGCAGCCGGGACCGTCGTTGCCGGCCGATTGCACGGTGACGATGCCGGCGGCGCGCACCGCCCGGACCACGGCGAGCAGCACGTCGGGATCGGTGCAGCCCTCGCTCGGCGGGCAGATCCAGGAGTTGTTGATCACGTCGGGGGCCATCGCCGGGTTCGGGTCGGCGCCGCCGACCGTGGTCGGGGCGATGAACCATTGGAAGCACTCGGCGTAGCCGGCCGGGGTCCCGAGCCCCTGGTCCATGCTGCGGCAGCCGATCCACTTCGCGCCCGGCGCCATGCCGATCTGGTTGCCGGCGCCGTCGTCGCCGACCGCGACCCCCATGGTGAGGGTGCCGTGGCCGTGGTCGTCGCAGGGGAAGGGGGAGTCGGCGCCGCAAGTGCCGCCGCCGGAATGGATGGCATCATGCCAGTTGAAATCGTGGCTGCCGCCGGGTCCGCCCCGGTACTGGTTGACCAGGGCGGCGTGGTACCACATGCAGCCGGTGTCGTGGCCGGCGACCACCGCGCCGGCGCCGGTTGTTCCGGCCGCCCAGACGTCGTCGGCGTTGACCTGGGCGATGTTCCACCTGACCGTCTTCGGCCCGTCGATCTCGTCGCCCGCGGCCTCGACCGGCCTGGCGAGGCGCACTCCGGGATTGGCGAAGATCTTCCTGACGTCGCTGCGCCGCGCCATCGCCTCGACCGTGGCGAGGTCGGCCCTCGCCCAGATCATGTTGACCACCCAGAACGGCTGCACGTCGGCCCCGCGCGCCTGGAGCGCGGCCAGCACCGGCCCCTGGCTGCGGCCGGCGGCCGCGGTCAGCGCGTTGAAGACGAAGGCGCCCTTCTCGGCCTTAGTCGGCAGCTCCCGCGCGGCGCTGAGGTCGGCCTGGTCGGCGAGCACGACCAGGAACTCGGTGTCGCCGGAGCGCGCCGTGTCGAGCACCCACGGGTCGACCTTCCCCTGCCAGCGCGGCTCGGCGGCAGGGAGCGTCGCAGCCACGACGACCAGCAGGGTAGGGAGCGCGAGCGAGCGTCGGTCCATCGCCTTGTCCCTCGAGCTTCCATACGAATGTACCACCGGAGGGTTGGCCGAAGCCGGCTCCAGTCCGCGGCGGCCCGGACGCCATCGGGATCGACGAGGCGCTCGCCGAGGCGCCCGTGGTCGTGGCGAAGCTCGTCGGGGCCGCACCGCAGCGGACGGGGAAGATCTGAGAGGACCCCCCGGCCGCCGGAGTTGAACCGCAAAGACGCGAAGGACGCGAAGGAAGCATGCGATGAGGTCAGAGGACCTCGCTTTGCGTTCTTTGCGCCCTTCGCGGTTCAAAGGAGCTTGCTGCCGCCCACCCGAGTTGAACCGCAGAGATCGCGGAGCACGCAGAGGAATCACGCGATGAGGTCAGAGGACCTCGTTTTGCGCTCTCTGCGTTCTCCGCGGTTCAAATGAGTTCAGTGCCGCCCACCCGAGTTGAACCGCAGAGATCGCGGAGCACGCAGAGGAAGAATGCAGCGAGGTTGGATGACCCTCCTTGCGCTCTCTGCGCTCTCCGCGGTTCTGATGACCTCAGCGCTCGAAGATGTCGCTACGGCACCGCCGCGCTCCAGGCCGCGGTGTCGCCGCTCTCGAAGCCGTCGGAGAACGGGAGCCCGCCGCCCGCGACGCAGGACTGGACAACGAGGTCGTCGATGTACCAGCCCTCGCGGCCGACCGAGGAGTCGGAGCCGAGGCGGAAACGGAGCTGCACCGTCTGGCCGGCGAAGGAGCTGAGGTCGACCACCGACTTGAGCCAGTCCTGCGGGTCGCCGCACCAACCCTCGAGGTCCGACAGGCTGTAGATCGGCCCGTCGTAGGGGTCGGTGAGCATGACCGACGTCGGCAGCTGGGCCCAGGTGCCGCCGCCGTCGGCCGAGATCTCGACCAGACCGCCGTCCCAGCAGCTGTCGCTCCACGCCGACTCCATCTCCTGCCAGGTCCAGAACTGCAGGGTGAGCGCCGAGCCGGCCGCGGGCAGGGCCACCGGCGGCGACAGCAGCCGCTGGTCGCTGGTCGTGGACGGATCATTCGCGTGGAAGGCGGCGGTGCCGCTGTGCACCCGCGCCCCCGACAGCGCCCAGCTGTCGCCGGTGCCCGAGTGGGTCCAGCCGGCGGCGCCGGCCTCGAAATCGATCTGGTAGTGGACCTCCGGCACCGTGCCGAGG
This genomic interval carries:
- a CDS encoding S8 family serine peptidase, whose amino-acid sequence is MDRRSLALPTLLVVVAATLPAAEPRWQGKVDPWVLDTARSGDTEFLVVLADQADLSAARELPTKAEKGAFVFNALTAAAGRSQGPVLAALQARGADVQPFWVVNMIWARADLATVEAMARRSDVRKIFANPGVRLARPVEAAGDEIDGPKTVRWNIAQVNADDVWAAGTTGAGAVVAGHDTGCMWYHAALVNQYRGGPGGSHDFNWHDAIHSGGGTCGADSPFPCDDHGHGTLTMGVAVGDDGAGNQIGMAPGAKWIGCRSMDQGLGTPAGYAECFQWFIAPTTVGGADPNPAMAPDVINNSWICPPSEGCTDPDVLLAVVRAVRAAGIVTVQSAGNDGPGCSSISSPAAIYEESLTVGATDSTDDIADFSSRGPVTVDGSDRMKPDVSAPGVNIRSSTLDGWYQSGWDGTSMAGPHVAGEVALLISRTPGQAGQVDLIEDIIAQTAVPRTTTDGCGGDPANAVPNNTYGWGRIDAWAAYRFPLNFTLSVTPATVGVCAPDSALLQLRVGRFHGFAEPVTLSVIGTPAGATTDFSTNPLTPPGTSRLTIGNTGTVSPGSYPLQLAGISSPSGIVHEAAATLGVFDQPAGPVALTAPADGATNQPRRPTFEWAAASQGGAYHLTVATDPGFVDLVIDSSGIDGTTFTPDSRLDVSTEHWWRVQAGNACGNGEWSAPRSFTTEALPGECGPGTVPLLHFEDDFESGAPGWTHSGTGDSWSLIDTPVDPPPPSGSRVFHARDAASVTDQRLASPPIVLPPADQAPITLQFWSFQSIETSGSGCYDGGILEISTDGGATWAQLTPVPDTDRYDGMVSSAFGNPLAGMNAWCGQPHPWDEAVFDLDAYAGQTVRLRFRLGTDSSVGHDGWDIDDVVVQSCVQAEPGLLFRRVRKRLDLVP